A genome region from Musa acuminata AAA Group cultivar baxijiao chromosome BXJ3-5, Cavendish_Baxijiao_AAA, whole genome shotgun sequence includes the following:
- the LOC103986352 gene encoding protein STRUBBELIG-RECEPTOR FAMILY 3 isoform X3 — MGILELRLFPCFTLVLTVLFYVPFSHGYTYEQDVYAINYLYVALGLPPLPEWTSLGGDPCNDGWQGVECVNSNITAIILNGANLGGELGDQLANFTSLITMDLSNNQIGGSIPEGLPITIRKFFLSDNQLKGSIPGSLSELTLLSDMSLNNNLLSGELPDAFQTLTGLINLDLSYNNLTGKLPPSMESLSSLTTLHIQNNQLSGTLDVLQDLPLQDLNVENNMFSGPIPTNLFNIPNFKKDGNPFNTSIAPSPLPTPPTTLPFFQAPAPVIMPANSSEVLVVILCISKWQQNKRNNEEDHKQQDIRRHGRPEEPQISTDFNRLHRGGEAVLGEPTKRQDCSFNIQGTRAPLMPPLVEKNTVKPIVTDERNPTVILNPPTSLASFSVSSLQQFTNSFSEENLIRDGRFGQVYLAEFPQGKLFAVLKLDNKNSNLPVDEFLKLIKSISEIRHPNIVELVGYCMDFGQQLLIYNYFSNTSLYDILHNDCDLKRKLPWNARIQIALEAAKALGYLHEGCQPPIVHQRFEPRNILINDDLAVQVSECGLNSLLPLDFVTQLSGRETSLFCYDAPEVSDSGYYSEKSDVHSFGIVMLELLTGRKPFDSSLPRAEQHLVRWASSQLHDIDALRRMMDPSIGQFPVRSLSRFADIISRCTQQEPEYRPPMSEVVQDLARVFETQV, encoded by the exons ATGGGAATTTTGGAGTTGAGGTTGTTCCCTTGTTTTACTCTGGTTCTGACTGTGCTGTTTTACGTACCATTTTCCCATGGTTACACATATGAACAAGATG TTTATGCCATAAATTACCTTTATGTTGCGCTGGGCCTCCCTCCGCTTCCTGAATGGACTTCACTTGGGGGAGACCCCTGCAATGATGGCTGGCAAGGAGTTGAGTGCGTCAACTCAAACATTACGGCAAT AATACTCAATGGCGCAAATTTGGGAGGAGAATTGGGTGATCAGTTAGCAAATTTTACTTCGTTGATAACAAT GGACCTGAGCAATAACCAAATTGGTGGCAGTATACCAGAGGGCTTACCTATTACGATAAGGAAGTT TTTTCTTTCAGACAATCAGTTAAAAGGAAGCATCCCGGGCTCACTATCTGAACTGACACTTTTATCGGACAT GTCACTGAATAACAATCTCTTGTCCGGGGAATTGCCTGATGCTTTCCAGACTCTCACTGGACTCATAAACTT GGATCTCTCTTATAACAATTTGACCGGCAAACTTCCGCCATCTATGGAGAGTTTGTCCTCTCTCACTACATt GCACATCCAGAATAATCAACTATCTGGCACCCTTGATGTCTTGCAAGATCTTCCTCTACAAGATTT GAATGTAGAAAATAATATGTTCTCAGGACCAATCccaacaaatctttttaatattcCTAATTTCAA GAAGGATGGTAATCCATTCAATACCAGTATTGCTCCTTCACCACTTCCAACCCCACCAACGACATTGCCTTTTTTTCAAGCACCTGCTCCTGTAATCATGCCTGCCAACTCTTCCGAAG TGCTAGTGGTAATACTTTGTATATCAAAGTGGCAACAAAATAAACGGAACAATGAAGAAGATCATAAACAGCAGGATATCAGGAGACATGGAAGACCAGAGGAGCCTCAGATAAGTACTGATTTTAACAGACTCCATAGAGGAGGGGAAG CAGTTCTTGGAGAGCCAACTAAAAGGCAGGATTGCAGTTTTAATATTCAAGGGACTAGGGCACCTCTGATGCCACCACTTGTCGAAAAAAACACTGTGAAACCCATTGTTACAGATGAAAGGAATCCGACTGTAATTCTGAATCCTCCAACTTCTCTAGCTTCTTTTTCTGTTTCTTCACTTCAACAATTCACAAACAGCTTTAGTGAGGAGAACTTGATTCGAGATGGTAGATTTGGCCAAGTATATCTAGCAGAATTCCCACAGGGCAAG CTATTTGCAGTTTTGAAGCTTGACAATAAGAATTCAAATCTTCCAGTCGATGAATTTTTGAAGTTAATTAAGAGCATCTCAGAGATTCGACATCCAAATATCGTTGAGCTTGTTGGTTACTGTATGGACTTTGGCCAACAGTTACTCATTTATAATTACTTCAGTAACACAAGCCTATATGATATACTCCACAATGACTGTGATCTCAAGAGAAAACTACCATGGAATGCTCGGATCCAGATAGCACTGGAAGCTGCAAAAGCTCTTGG GTATCTCCATGAGGGTTGCCAACCACCTATTGTGCATCAAAGATTTGAGCCAAGAAACATCCTCATTAATGATGATCTAGCAGTCCAGGTTTCTGAATGTGGCCTAAATTCACTACTACCATTGGATTTTGTTACTCAG ttGTCAGGCAGAGAAACCTCTTTATTCTGTTACGATGCTCCAGAAGTCAGTGACTCGGGCTATTATAGTGAGAAAAGTGATGTCCACAGCTTTGGAATTGTTATGTTAGAACTCCTTACTGGGCGCAAGCCCTTTGACAG CTCACTTCCTCGAGCGGAGCAACATCTTGTGCGGTGGGCTAGCTCACAGCTTCATGATATTGATGCACTGAGAAGAATGATGGATCCTTCCATTGGACAATTTCCTGTAAGATCACTCTCAAGATTTGCAGACATTATTAGCCGTTGTACACAG CAAGAGCCAGAGTACAGGCCACCAATGTCGGAGGTTGTCCAAGACCTTGCTCGCGTATTTGAAACGCAAGTATGA
- the LOC103986352 gene encoding protein STRUBBELIG-RECEPTOR FAMILY 3 isoform X4 encodes MGILELRLFPCFTLVLTVLFYVPFSHGYTYEQDVYAINYLYVALGLPPLPEWTSLGGDPCNDGWQGVECVNSNITAIILNGANLGGELGDQLANFTSLITMDLSNNQIGGSIPEGLPITIRKFFLSDNQLKGSIPGSLSELTLLSDMSLNNNLLSGELPDAFQTLTGLINLDLSYNNLTGKLPPSMESLSSLTTLHIQNNQLSGTLDVLQDLPLQDLNVENNMFSGPIPTNLFNIPNFKKDGNPFNTSIAPSPLPTPPTTLPFFQAPAPVIMPANSSEGPTQNDGLSLDNNKISIVKVVGYVGAGVIMLIILVLVVILCISKWQQNKRNNEEDHKQQDIRRHGRPEEPQISTDFNRLHRGGEAVLGEPTKRQDCSFNIQGTRAPLMPPLVEKNTVKPIVTDERNPTVILNPPTSLASFSVSSLQQFTNSFSEENLIRDGRFGQVYLAEFPQGKLFAVLKLDNKNSNLPVDEFLKLIKSISEIRHPNIVELVGYCMDFGQQLLIYNYFSNTSLYDILHNDCDLKRKLPWNARIQIALEAAKALGYLHEGCQPPIVHQRFEPRNILINDDLAVQVSECGLNSLLPLDFVTQEKQFSHQVVPLNS; translated from the exons ATGGGAATTTTGGAGTTGAGGTTGTTCCCTTGTTTTACTCTGGTTCTGACTGTGCTGTTTTACGTACCATTTTCCCATGGTTACACATATGAACAAGATG TTTATGCCATAAATTACCTTTATGTTGCGCTGGGCCTCCCTCCGCTTCCTGAATGGACTTCACTTGGGGGAGACCCCTGCAATGATGGCTGGCAAGGAGTTGAGTGCGTCAACTCAAACATTACGGCAAT AATACTCAATGGCGCAAATTTGGGAGGAGAATTGGGTGATCAGTTAGCAAATTTTACTTCGTTGATAACAAT GGACCTGAGCAATAACCAAATTGGTGGCAGTATACCAGAGGGCTTACCTATTACGATAAGGAAGTT TTTTCTTTCAGACAATCAGTTAAAAGGAAGCATCCCGGGCTCACTATCTGAACTGACACTTTTATCGGACAT GTCACTGAATAACAATCTCTTGTCCGGGGAATTGCCTGATGCTTTCCAGACTCTCACTGGACTCATAAACTT GGATCTCTCTTATAACAATTTGACCGGCAAACTTCCGCCATCTATGGAGAGTTTGTCCTCTCTCACTACATt GCACATCCAGAATAATCAACTATCTGGCACCCTTGATGTCTTGCAAGATCTTCCTCTACAAGATTT GAATGTAGAAAATAATATGTTCTCAGGACCAATCccaacaaatctttttaatattcCTAATTTCAA GAAGGATGGTAATCCATTCAATACCAGTATTGCTCCTTCACCACTTCCAACCCCACCAACGACATTGCCTTTTTTTCAAGCACCTGCTCCTGTAATCATGCCTGCCAACTCTTCCGAAGGTCCTACTCAGAATGATGGCCTATCTTTGGATAATAACAAAATTTCAATAGTAAAAGTTGTTGGATACGTGGGTGCTGGTGTGATTATGCTAATCATTTTAGTGCTAGTGGTAATACTTTGTATATCAAAGTGGCAACAAAATAAACGGAACAATGAAGAAGATCATAAACAGCAGGATATCAGGAGACATGGAAGACCAGAGGAGCCTCAGATAAGTACTGATTTTAACAGACTCCATAGAGGAGGGGAAG CAGTTCTTGGAGAGCCAACTAAAAGGCAGGATTGCAGTTTTAATATTCAAGGGACTAGGGCACCTCTGATGCCACCACTTGTCGAAAAAAACACTGTGAAACCCATTGTTACAGATGAAAGGAATCCGACTGTAATTCTGAATCCTCCAACTTCTCTAGCTTCTTTTTCTGTTTCTTCACTTCAACAATTCACAAACAGCTTTAGTGAGGAGAACTTGATTCGAGATGGTAGATTTGGCCAAGTATATCTAGCAGAATTCCCACAGGGCAAG CTATTTGCAGTTTTGAAGCTTGACAATAAGAATTCAAATCTTCCAGTCGATGAATTTTTGAAGTTAATTAAGAGCATCTCAGAGATTCGACATCCAAATATCGTTGAGCTTGTTGGTTACTGTATGGACTTTGGCCAACAGTTACTCATTTATAATTACTTCAGTAACACAAGCCTATATGATATACTCCACAATGACTGTGATCTCAAGAGAAAACTACCATGGAATGCTCGGATCCAGATAGCACTGGAAGCTGCAAAAGCTCTTGG GTATCTCCATGAGGGTTGCCAACCACCTATTGTGCATCAAAGATTTGAGCCAAGAAACATCCTCATTAATGATGATCTAGCAGTCCAGGTTTCTGAATGTGGCCTAAATTCACTACTACCATTGGATTTTGTTACTCAG GAGAAACAGTTCAGCCACCAAGTAGttcctttgaactcttaa
- the LOC103986352 gene encoding protein STRUBBELIG-RECEPTOR FAMILY 3 isoform X2, translated as MGILELRLFPCFTLVLTVLFYVPFSHGYTYEQDVYAINYLYVALGLPPLPEWTSLGGDPCNDGWQGVECVNSNITAIILNGANLGGELGDQLANFTSLITMDLSNNQIGGSIPEGLPITIRKFFLSDNQLKGSIPGSLSELTLLSDMSLNNNLLSGELPDAFQTLTGLINLDLSYNNLTGKLPPSMESLSSLTTLHIQNNQLSGTLDVLQDLPLQDLNVENNMFSGPIPTNLFNIPNFKKDGNPFNTSIAPSPLPTPPTTLPFFQAPAPVIMPANSSEGPTQNDGLSLDNNKISIVKVVGYVGAGVIMLIILVLVVILCISKWQQNKRNNEEDHKQQDIRRHGRPEEPQISTDFNRLHRGGEVLGEPTKRQDCSFNIQGTRAPLMPPLVEKNTVKPIVTDERNPTVILNPPTSLASFSVSSLQQFTNSFSEENLIRDGRFGQVYLAEFPQGKLFAVLKLDNKNSNLPVDEFLKLIKSISEIRHPNIVELVGYCMDFGQQLLIYNYFSNTSLYDILHNDCDLKRKLPWNARIQIALEAAKALGYLHEGCQPPIVHQRFEPRNILINDDLAVQVSECGLNSLLPLDFVTQLSGRETSLFCYDAPEVSDSGYYSEKSDVHSFGIVMLELLTGRKPFDSSLPRAEQHLVRWASSQLHDIDALRRMMDPSIGQFPVRSLSRFADIISRCTQQEPEYRPPMSEVVQDLARVFETQV; from the exons ATGGGAATTTTGGAGTTGAGGTTGTTCCCTTGTTTTACTCTGGTTCTGACTGTGCTGTTTTACGTACCATTTTCCCATGGTTACACATATGAACAAGATG TTTATGCCATAAATTACCTTTATGTTGCGCTGGGCCTCCCTCCGCTTCCTGAATGGACTTCACTTGGGGGAGACCCCTGCAATGATGGCTGGCAAGGAGTTGAGTGCGTCAACTCAAACATTACGGCAAT AATACTCAATGGCGCAAATTTGGGAGGAGAATTGGGTGATCAGTTAGCAAATTTTACTTCGTTGATAACAAT GGACCTGAGCAATAACCAAATTGGTGGCAGTATACCAGAGGGCTTACCTATTACGATAAGGAAGTT TTTTCTTTCAGACAATCAGTTAAAAGGAAGCATCCCGGGCTCACTATCTGAACTGACACTTTTATCGGACAT GTCACTGAATAACAATCTCTTGTCCGGGGAATTGCCTGATGCTTTCCAGACTCTCACTGGACTCATAAACTT GGATCTCTCTTATAACAATTTGACCGGCAAACTTCCGCCATCTATGGAGAGTTTGTCCTCTCTCACTACATt GCACATCCAGAATAATCAACTATCTGGCACCCTTGATGTCTTGCAAGATCTTCCTCTACAAGATTT GAATGTAGAAAATAATATGTTCTCAGGACCAATCccaacaaatctttttaatattcCTAATTTCAA GAAGGATGGTAATCCATTCAATACCAGTATTGCTCCTTCACCACTTCCAACCCCACCAACGACATTGCCTTTTTTTCAAGCACCTGCTCCTGTAATCATGCCTGCCAACTCTTCCGAAGGTCCTACTCAGAATGATGGCCTATCTTTGGATAATAACAAAATTTCAATAGTAAAAGTTGTTGGATACGTGGGTGCTGGTGTGATTATGCTAATCATTTTAGTGCTAGTGGTAATACTTTGTATATCAAAGTGGCAACAAAATAAACGGAACAATGAAGAAGATCATAAACAGCAGGATATCAGGAGACATGGAAGACCAGAGGAGCCTCAGATAAGTACTGATTTTAACAGACTCCATAGAGGAGGGGAAG TTCTTGGAGAGCCAACTAAAAGGCAGGATTGCAGTTTTAATATTCAAGGGACTAGGGCACCTCTGATGCCACCACTTGTCGAAAAAAACACTGTGAAACCCATTGTTACAGATGAAAGGAATCCGACTGTAATTCTGAATCCTCCAACTTCTCTAGCTTCTTTTTCTGTTTCTTCACTTCAACAATTCACAAACAGCTTTAGTGAGGAGAACTTGATTCGAGATGGTAGATTTGGCCAAGTATATCTAGCAGAATTCCCACAGGGCAAG CTATTTGCAGTTTTGAAGCTTGACAATAAGAATTCAAATCTTCCAGTCGATGAATTTTTGAAGTTAATTAAGAGCATCTCAGAGATTCGACATCCAAATATCGTTGAGCTTGTTGGTTACTGTATGGACTTTGGCCAACAGTTACTCATTTATAATTACTTCAGTAACACAAGCCTATATGATATACTCCACAATGACTGTGATCTCAAGAGAAAACTACCATGGAATGCTCGGATCCAGATAGCACTGGAAGCTGCAAAAGCTCTTGG GTATCTCCATGAGGGTTGCCAACCACCTATTGTGCATCAAAGATTTGAGCCAAGAAACATCCTCATTAATGATGATCTAGCAGTCCAGGTTTCTGAATGTGGCCTAAATTCACTACTACCATTGGATTTTGTTACTCAG ttGTCAGGCAGAGAAACCTCTTTATTCTGTTACGATGCTCCAGAAGTCAGTGACTCGGGCTATTATAGTGAGAAAAGTGATGTCCACAGCTTTGGAATTGTTATGTTAGAACTCCTTACTGGGCGCAAGCCCTTTGACAG CTCACTTCCTCGAGCGGAGCAACATCTTGTGCGGTGGGCTAGCTCACAGCTTCATGATATTGATGCACTGAGAAGAATGATGGATCCTTCCATTGGACAATTTCCTGTAAGATCACTCTCAAGATTTGCAGACATTATTAGCCGTTGTACACAG CAAGAGCCAGAGTACAGGCCACCAATGTCGGAGGTTGTCCAAGACCTTGCTCGCGTATTTGAAACGCAAGTATGA
- the LOC103986352 gene encoding protein STRUBBELIG-RECEPTOR FAMILY 3 isoform X1: MGILELRLFPCFTLVLTVLFYVPFSHGYTYEQDVYAINYLYVALGLPPLPEWTSLGGDPCNDGWQGVECVNSNITAIILNGANLGGELGDQLANFTSLITMDLSNNQIGGSIPEGLPITIRKFFLSDNQLKGSIPGSLSELTLLSDMSLNNNLLSGELPDAFQTLTGLINLDLSYNNLTGKLPPSMESLSSLTTLHIQNNQLSGTLDVLQDLPLQDLNVENNMFSGPIPTNLFNIPNFKKDGNPFNTSIAPSPLPTPPTTLPFFQAPAPVIMPANSSEGPTQNDGLSLDNNKISIVKVVGYVGAGVIMLIILVLVVILCISKWQQNKRNNEEDHKQQDIRRHGRPEEPQISTDFNRLHRGGEAVLGEPTKRQDCSFNIQGTRAPLMPPLVEKNTVKPIVTDERNPTVILNPPTSLASFSVSSLQQFTNSFSEENLIRDGRFGQVYLAEFPQGKLFAVLKLDNKNSNLPVDEFLKLIKSISEIRHPNIVELVGYCMDFGQQLLIYNYFSNTSLYDILHNDCDLKRKLPWNARIQIALEAAKALGYLHEGCQPPIVHQRFEPRNILINDDLAVQVSECGLNSLLPLDFVTQLSGRETSLFCYDAPEVSDSGYYSEKSDVHSFGIVMLELLTGRKPFDSSLPRAEQHLVRWASSQLHDIDALRRMMDPSIGQFPVRSLSRFADIISRCTQQEPEYRPPMSEVVQDLARVFETQV, encoded by the exons ATGGGAATTTTGGAGTTGAGGTTGTTCCCTTGTTTTACTCTGGTTCTGACTGTGCTGTTTTACGTACCATTTTCCCATGGTTACACATATGAACAAGATG TTTATGCCATAAATTACCTTTATGTTGCGCTGGGCCTCCCTCCGCTTCCTGAATGGACTTCACTTGGGGGAGACCCCTGCAATGATGGCTGGCAAGGAGTTGAGTGCGTCAACTCAAACATTACGGCAAT AATACTCAATGGCGCAAATTTGGGAGGAGAATTGGGTGATCAGTTAGCAAATTTTACTTCGTTGATAACAAT GGACCTGAGCAATAACCAAATTGGTGGCAGTATACCAGAGGGCTTACCTATTACGATAAGGAAGTT TTTTCTTTCAGACAATCAGTTAAAAGGAAGCATCCCGGGCTCACTATCTGAACTGACACTTTTATCGGACAT GTCACTGAATAACAATCTCTTGTCCGGGGAATTGCCTGATGCTTTCCAGACTCTCACTGGACTCATAAACTT GGATCTCTCTTATAACAATTTGACCGGCAAACTTCCGCCATCTATGGAGAGTTTGTCCTCTCTCACTACATt GCACATCCAGAATAATCAACTATCTGGCACCCTTGATGTCTTGCAAGATCTTCCTCTACAAGATTT GAATGTAGAAAATAATATGTTCTCAGGACCAATCccaacaaatctttttaatattcCTAATTTCAA GAAGGATGGTAATCCATTCAATACCAGTATTGCTCCTTCACCACTTCCAACCCCACCAACGACATTGCCTTTTTTTCAAGCACCTGCTCCTGTAATCATGCCTGCCAACTCTTCCGAAGGTCCTACTCAGAATGATGGCCTATCTTTGGATAATAACAAAATTTCAATAGTAAAAGTTGTTGGATACGTGGGTGCTGGTGTGATTATGCTAATCATTTTAGTGCTAGTGGTAATACTTTGTATATCAAAGTGGCAACAAAATAAACGGAACAATGAAGAAGATCATAAACAGCAGGATATCAGGAGACATGGAAGACCAGAGGAGCCTCAGATAAGTACTGATTTTAACAGACTCCATAGAGGAGGGGAAG CAGTTCTTGGAGAGCCAACTAAAAGGCAGGATTGCAGTTTTAATATTCAAGGGACTAGGGCACCTCTGATGCCACCACTTGTCGAAAAAAACACTGTGAAACCCATTGTTACAGATGAAAGGAATCCGACTGTAATTCTGAATCCTCCAACTTCTCTAGCTTCTTTTTCTGTTTCTTCACTTCAACAATTCACAAACAGCTTTAGTGAGGAGAACTTGATTCGAGATGGTAGATTTGGCCAAGTATATCTAGCAGAATTCCCACAGGGCAAG CTATTTGCAGTTTTGAAGCTTGACAATAAGAATTCAAATCTTCCAGTCGATGAATTTTTGAAGTTAATTAAGAGCATCTCAGAGATTCGACATCCAAATATCGTTGAGCTTGTTGGTTACTGTATGGACTTTGGCCAACAGTTACTCATTTATAATTACTTCAGTAACACAAGCCTATATGATATACTCCACAATGACTGTGATCTCAAGAGAAAACTACCATGGAATGCTCGGATCCAGATAGCACTGGAAGCTGCAAAAGCTCTTGG GTATCTCCATGAGGGTTGCCAACCACCTATTGTGCATCAAAGATTTGAGCCAAGAAACATCCTCATTAATGATGATCTAGCAGTCCAGGTTTCTGAATGTGGCCTAAATTCACTACTACCATTGGATTTTGTTACTCAG ttGTCAGGCAGAGAAACCTCTTTATTCTGTTACGATGCTCCAGAAGTCAGTGACTCGGGCTATTATAGTGAGAAAAGTGATGTCCACAGCTTTGGAATTGTTATGTTAGAACTCCTTACTGGGCGCAAGCCCTTTGACAG CTCACTTCCTCGAGCGGAGCAACATCTTGTGCGGTGGGCTAGCTCACAGCTTCATGATATTGATGCACTGAGAAGAATGATGGATCCTTCCATTGGACAATTTCCTGTAAGATCACTCTCAAGATTTGCAGACATTATTAGCCGTTGTACACAG CAAGAGCCAGAGTACAGGCCACCAATGTCGGAGGTTGTCCAAGACCTTGCTCGCGTATTTGAAACGCAAGTATGA
- the LOC103986352 gene encoding protein STRUBBELIG-RECEPTOR FAMILY 3 isoform X5: MSLNNNLLSGELPDAFQTLTGLINLDLSYNNLTGKLPPSMESLSSLTTLHIQNNQLSGTLDVLQDLPLQDLNVENNMFSGPIPTNLFNIPNFKKDGNPFNTSIAPSPLPTPPTTLPFFQAPAPVIMPANSSEGPTQNDGLSLDNNKISIVKVVGYVGAGVIMLIILVLVVILCISKWQQNKRNNEEDHKQQDIRRHGRPEEPQISTDFNRLHRGGEAVLGEPTKRQDCSFNIQGTRAPLMPPLVEKNTVKPIVTDERNPTVILNPPTSLASFSVSSLQQFTNSFSEENLIRDGRFGQVYLAEFPQGKLFAVLKLDNKNSNLPVDEFLKLIKSISEIRHPNIVELVGYCMDFGQQLLIYNYFSNTSLYDILHNDCDLKRKLPWNARIQIALEAAKALGYLHEGCQPPIVHQRFEPRNILINDDLAVQVSECGLNSLLPLDFVTQLSGRETSLFCYDAPEVSDSGYYSEKSDVHSFGIVMLELLTGRKPFDSSLPRAEQHLVRWASSQLHDIDALRRMMDPSIGQFPVRSLSRFADIISRCTQQEPEYRPPMSEVVQDLARVFETQV; this comes from the exons AT GTCACTGAATAACAATCTCTTGTCCGGGGAATTGCCTGATGCTTTCCAGACTCTCACTGGACTCATAAACTT GGATCTCTCTTATAACAATTTGACCGGCAAACTTCCGCCATCTATGGAGAGTTTGTCCTCTCTCACTACATt GCACATCCAGAATAATCAACTATCTGGCACCCTTGATGTCTTGCAAGATCTTCCTCTACAAGATTT GAATGTAGAAAATAATATGTTCTCAGGACCAATCccaacaaatctttttaatattcCTAATTTCAA GAAGGATGGTAATCCATTCAATACCAGTATTGCTCCTTCACCACTTCCAACCCCACCAACGACATTGCCTTTTTTTCAAGCACCTGCTCCTGTAATCATGCCTGCCAACTCTTCCGAAGGTCCTACTCAGAATGATGGCCTATCTTTGGATAATAACAAAATTTCAATAGTAAAAGTTGTTGGATACGTGGGTGCTGGTGTGATTATGCTAATCATTTTAGTGCTAGTGGTAATACTTTGTATATCAAAGTGGCAACAAAATAAACGGAACAATGAAGAAGATCATAAACAGCAGGATATCAGGAGACATGGAAGACCAGAGGAGCCTCAGATAAGTACTGATTTTAACAGACTCCATAGAGGAGGGGAAG CAGTTCTTGGAGAGCCAACTAAAAGGCAGGATTGCAGTTTTAATATTCAAGGGACTAGGGCACCTCTGATGCCACCACTTGTCGAAAAAAACACTGTGAAACCCATTGTTACAGATGAAAGGAATCCGACTGTAATTCTGAATCCTCCAACTTCTCTAGCTTCTTTTTCTGTTTCTTCACTTCAACAATTCACAAACAGCTTTAGTGAGGAGAACTTGATTCGAGATGGTAGATTTGGCCAAGTATATCTAGCAGAATTCCCACAGGGCAAG CTATTTGCAGTTTTGAAGCTTGACAATAAGAATTCAAATCTTCCAGTCGATGAATTTTTGAAGTTAATTAAGAGCATCTCAGAGATTCGACATCCAAATATCGTTGAGCTTGTTGGTTACTGTATGGACTTTGGCCAACAGTTACTCATTTATAATTACTTCAGTAACACAAGCCTATATGATATACTCCACAATGACTGTGATCTCAAGAGAAAACTACCATGGAATGCTCGGATCCAGATAGCACTGGAAGCTGCAAAAGCTCTTGG GTATCTCCATGAGGGTTGCCAACCACCTATTGTGCATCAAAGATTTGAGCCAAGAAACATCCTCATTAATGATGATCTAGCAGTCCAGGTTTCTGAATGTGGCCTAAATTCACTACTACCATTGGATTTTGTTACTCAG ttGTCAGGCAGAGAAACCTCTTTATTCTGTTACGATGCTCCAGAAGTCAGTGACTCGGGCTATTATAGTGAGAAAAGTGATGTCCACAGCTTTGGAATTGTTATGTTAGAACTCCTTACTGGGCGCAAGCCCTTTGACAG CTCACTTCCTCGAGCGGAGCAACATCTTGTGCGGTGGGCTAGCTCACAGCTTCATGATATTGATGCACTGAGAAGAATGATGGATCCTTCCATTGGACAATTTCCTGTAAGATCACTCTCAAGATTTGCAGACATTATTAGCCGTTGTACACAG CAAGAGCCAGAGTACAGGCCACCAATGTCGGAGGTTGTCCAAGACCTTGCTCGCGTATTTGAAACGCAAGTATGA